GCCCGGCGTCGGAGCCGGCAAGGAGGAGAAGGCAGAGGAAGCTCCAAACGAACTCCCCTTCCTCTGCATGCTACAGTATCCTTTCCCTTAAAACCCTATACAACCTAAAGACAAAACTGCCCCTCCATATCCTTTTAATTACGTCTCCACCCCTAGCCCATATCCACATCACCATTATTGTCtatacattttttaaaaatgtgtTTATGTTTTTTTCGTTTGTAGTAAAGAGTCTTGCACTTAGGCTGCTTGTTATtaaaaaaacttctttaaaactatttttattatttaaataatattaaattttattttattctatataaTTGATGCgttaaaaacaaaatattttttttttcagttttcaaAATCTTATATGATATCCTCAATCAATTAACAGTTCATCATAGTTATTAACTCTAAATGTAACTCATTCATCCTAATTAGATCGTGCAACTTATTCTGCCCACTCAGTTGTCTAGCTCAGCTCCTTTGTCAACTTAGATTGATTAATCTGTTTAACCTAATTAGATCGTGCAACATCTCCTTGCCAATTCGCTGGATCCGTCTAATTTGGCCCACTttaattactcgtacatgtgccCACCTGATTTCATTGTCTTACCAAAGTTGACCAACTTGCCTAGACAAATTGATATGCTCCAACGTTAAAATGAATCAAAAGAATGAAGAGGCTTACaattataaataaagaaaataatgtTGGAGCATGATCTTAATTGCTCCACCATGATATTCTCCTTTGCACTGACAGATTGCTTAAAGTGTTCTTTTCATCAAGGCGGTTACCATCACACTGCACTCTGGTGGAGCATTGTTGTATTGATTCGGCTGTTAATTATGAAGCCCAAGTAGGATCACGAACGattttaagagattttttttaaaaaaaatctctccaAGTGTTTAATTAATTTGTTTCACCAATGTACGAGTTCCATAAAAACACCGATCGAAACATTAACTCGATTATCACTGAAATTGGAGTCCTactatacacacacacacacatatatatatatatatatatccaaccAACAAACTTCATCTGAAGTCTCATGAGTTATATTTCGGTCCATCGAGTAATTAATAGAAGTTGATGATGAGTAATAAGGCCCGGTTATATTGCCATCGATCGCGTGCAGTATATGCTTCTGCTTGCTCTGTCCATATCGCCCACTCCACGAGTGTATATATCACTCACAGACCTTTACACGCCCGAATGGCAATAAGAATGATTCAGAAAGCAGCGTGCATGAATCAGTCGTTGCCTATAAATTCCAACCAAACGGGACGACGCAAATTCATcaacaagcaattaattaacctCGATCGATCGCCACCATAACTGAAATGGCTCTGAAGATTGCACTTGTAGCAGCGCTGCTGATGGCTGCATCCGTTGCGCCGCCAGCGGTTTCCCAACTGACTACGCCGCCAGCGGGTTCCCCACTGATTAAAGTCAATGTCGTGGTAAACGGCACGGTGCCTTGTGGCCCCGGCGCCATTAATATCAACCTAACAGCAGCAGTTTTTGCAAGTAAATCTTTAATTTTTTCCCTCTCACTTCAATTTTTGCCCAGATATATAACAATATCGTCTCTCTGTATGTCTAATAAATTATCTTGGTCTGAGCCGCAGATGCCACCGTGGTAATGCTATGCGGGCAAGATATCGTCGGCAGCACAGTCAGCGACAGCAACGGAATGTTTTCGTTGCCGATGTCCGCCAATTATACGAAGAATCTGCTCCCCAAGCTCTTAGGCAACTGCAGTCTCGTCGTTCCCACGCCACTCTCCCTTTGTAATTCGTCGCTAAACGGGACCCTCCAGGCGCACTTGCAACTGCACTCCAGCAACCTGAATCTGGGTGGATTTGTTGGTCTGGTCATCAATCTTATCGCCAGGATTTTCCAGTTGATGCCGTGAGATCCAAAAACGATGTTAGAAACGACGCCACGAAGGAATAAATATggctatctatctatctatctatatatatatatatggaataaTTATGCATGCACAATGTGTGCATCTATACGTTTCTAAGCATAATGCAGGAACGTCTGATTACTTATCGCCTCATGTACTTCTCCTGCAcgaatataaattatatttaccTCTAAAGCCATCCCGGGTTATGATGCTGATGCGATAGTAAACGGTGCGATGGATTCTTTGAGCAATAAGAATTTGAATCTCATCATGTAGTCAGATCGATCACTTCCCGTATTATTTAGATTGATGATTAAAGAAAAAAACATCTCAAGCTTAATTATTTGATTTTGAGTACAACACAACAAGAACTACATTATTTAGCGATGAATTATTTCATCGCTAACACATATTTTTGGTGCTAAAAGTAAATAGCGATCATAGATTTGTAGGAGTTGGTTGTGAGTTTGTGAATTTGTAAATTTGTATCACTATAAAAAAAATGCACCAATTAATGATAGAATATTTCCATTGCTAAAGACAAATTGAGATGGATTAGCAATGGAATGCATACCATCGATTAGCTATCCATCGTTGACGATCGACGGATATTAATCATCCATCACTAAAAGTAGTGGCAGAATTTTAACTTCCATTGTTGTATTTAGCGACTGATATTAAATATCCGTCGTTGATAACCGAATGGAATGGAATTTCCATTGAGATATTAGCGACTGAAAGTTTAATAGTCCGTCGCTAAATTAATGTTCCGTCGCTAATCGCTAATACTCGGAATGTATCAGCGGTTAGCAATTAGCGACGAAAAATCAAATTATCCACGGCTATTAGCGATGAAATATTGATTTACCGTTGCTATTAGCGACATAATATTGAAATTTCTATCGCTAATAGCGACGGATAGTTCAATATTCCATTGTTAATAGTGACAGAAAGTCAAAATTTCCATGCTAATATCCCCTACAAATCGGCCTTAATTACCTCTCcattttttctattttccttGATTACATTTAAATATAATCTACTACAATCATCACAAATGATCATTACAACAAAATTGTACAAAGACAATGGTAAAAAATCGTTGTGAAAGAGgggaaaaaccgttgttgttatcTGCGTTGAGAAAGATAGGAGCGATAAAAAACaatggttaaaaaccgttgtctatttaccTGAAACACAACGATTTTTCACTGTTTCAATTTGAACCATTGTGTATGTAATAAAGAttacaatgttttttttttaaaaaaaaacgacaACGATTTAAAACTATTGTGTTTAAAGTAATAAAACAACAGTTTTTCATCATTGTGTTTCAAGTTAAACCGTTGTGTATATGATAAAgattacaacggttttttttttcaaaaatgacaacggtttataaccgttgtgtttaaagttaaaaaaacaaCGGTTTTCCGTTGTCTTTGAGTGATTGTATCTTTCTCAACGCAGATAACGACAATGATTTTTTTCCTCTTTCACAATAGTTTTTCactgtttttattttaaaaaatcacacATAAAAATCTAGTGATTTAAATTTGAGATACCGATTTTTTATCGTTGTTGTTTGTCCATTTTAAATATTGTCATTTCTCAACATATCAATTTAACCATTGTCATCTCTCAACACACATTAAAGAACAATAAACTGTTGTCAATTTATAaacaatatataataatatattttctaCCAACATAAATATCCAATTTAAATGATCACTTCTTATATATACAAACTTGTAGCAAAACATATATACAAACTTGTAGCAaaccatatatattaactctttaCCATATACACAAAGAGTACATTACTACAAATTAAAGTAAACAACCACAAAAAAAAACTACAAATGCTCCCGTAGAAACTTCAATGGTATCATAGGATCAAAGTGAACCTTGAGATAGATCGATCGTCTGGAATCCACTGATACATTCCTTAGAATCTCCAATAGAAACTTTAAGGATATACTGCAGCAAGAGAGAATTTTGAGAGAATAAGAAGAAAAAATCAAGGACATGCTAAAAGGTTGTATTATATTGATCCTGATCGCCACAGGGGCTATTGTGTACAATAAAAAAGTTGGTTATCATCCAATTTGCAATCTCCTACAATTCCCCTTCACTTTTGAATGAAAGATGtggaaatatttttgaatttaattgtaGGAACTATATTTATAGGATTTTGAAATCATTGCCTAAAAGATAATGGTCATGAACATTATGTACCTTTTAGATTTGAGGTCAAAATTCCTTCAAAAGCACAGAGATCAATCTGTGAACAAAAGCATAGAGACCAAAACACGGATCATCAACAAAATATAATACTTTGCTTTATGTTTATATAATACTTTGCTTTATGTTTATATAGTGCATTTTCACAAACAAGATATCGTATTTTAGCAACAAGGATACCCTTGATTACTCCTCTATAATCTGTAGATTAATCTActgagaaaagaaagaaacaagacTAAAAAAGACAAAAGAAAGGGTTGGAAAAATACTATTATTGATTCTAGTGAATCTCATGAAGTACCATGCCCTTAAATCCAAACTTCCATTTACTACCAAATCAAAAACTCAGAAA
This genomic stretch from Zingiber officinale cultivar Zhangliang chromosome 7A, Zo_v1.1, whole genome shotgun sequence harbors:
- the LOC121999903 gene encoding phylloplanin-like, with protein sequence MALKIALVAALLMAASVAPPAVSQLTTPPAGSPLIKVNVVVNGTVPCGPGAININLTAAVFANATVVMLCGQDIVGSTVSDSNGMFSLPMSANYTKNLLPKLLGNCSLVVPTPLSLCNSSLNGTLQAHLQLHSSNLNLGGFVGLVINLIARIFQLMP